The proteins below are encoded in one region of Tolumonas auensis DSM 9187:
- a CDS encoding transporter substrate-binding domain-containing protein, whose amino-acid sequence MKARLTAGLIALACLTSTAAHAEIRFGVSNEAYPPFYTKDASGKWAGWEIDLMHALCDEMKEKCTIVDMTWDGLIPGLKANKIDVIWSSMSINEERKKVIAFTDKYYNTPTEIVGLKDAPQKVTKDDLKDKIIGTYVSSIQSAYFKKHYSDIATEKNYPTLDESLQDLVSGRVDYVIADSIPLAAFLESSTGKECCESKGQVPDDAEILGTGIGGGLRKSDTALVEKLNKAIAAVRANGKYKEISAKYFSFDPYGN is encoded by the coding sequence ATGAAAGCACGTTTGACAGCTGGACTTATCGCCCTCGCTTGCCTCACCAGCACTGCTGCACACGCAGAGATCCGCTTTGGGGTATCGAATGAAGCATATCCTCCGTTTTATACCAAAGATGCCAGCGGGAAATGGGCAGGTTGGGAAATTGACCTGATGCATGCCCTTTGTGATGAGATGAAAGAAAAATGCACCATTGTTGATATGACTTGGGATGGTCTAATTCCGGGCCTGAAGGCGAATAAAATTGATGTGATTTGGTCATCCATGTCGATCAATGAAGAACGCAAAAAAGTGATCGCGTTCACCGATAAATATTACAACACGCCAACTGAAATCGTCGGCCTGAAAGACGCACCACAAAAAGTCACCAAGGATGATTTGAAAGACAAAATCATCGGTACTTATGTTTCTTCCATTCAATCTGCTTATTTCAAAAAGCATTACAGCGACATTGCGACCGAGAAAAACTATCCAACACTGGATGAGTCCCTGCAGGATTTAGTCTCTGGTCGTGTCGATTACGTCATTGCCGACTCTATTCCGCTGGCGGCATTCCTTGAATCATCAACCGGTAAAGAGTGCTGCGAAAGCAAAGGTCAGGTTCCTGATGATGCTGAAATCTTAGGCACAGGCATTGGCGGCGGTTTAAGAAAATCCGATACCGCTCTGGTTGAAAAACTCAACAAAGCCATCGCTGCTGTGCGTGCAAATGGCAAGTACAAAGAAATTTCAGCGAAATATTTCAGTTTCGACCCATACGGTAACTAA
- a CDS encoding ABC transporter permease: MDISTYTSLLALEAPGWGTALLKGTVTTLEISFGAFLAGIVIGLCCALGKLNGSRSLAPVLNLYTTVVRAIPELILIIALYYAGTDSLNAILNALGFESVEINGFATAILVLGIVQGAYATEVIRGAILAIPTGQIEAGKAFGMPATMRFRRIILPAMMPTALPGLSNLWASVTKDSALIAVLGYQELAMITKLAASNTKFYFFFFCTAALIYLVITLCSNSVFDSLERRFRRGQVRVG, from the coding sequence ATGGATATCTCAACCTATACCAGCTTACTGGCACTGGAAGCTCCGGGATGGGGGACCGCTTTGTTGAAAGGCACGGTCACGACACTGGAAATTTCATTCGGTGCATTTCTGGCCGGGATTGTAATTGGGCTCTGCTGCGCATTGGGTAAATTAAACGGGAGCCGCTCTCTGGCTCCGGTTTTAAACCTTTACACCACTGTTGTGCGGGCCATTCCAGAGCTGATCCTGATAATTGCACTCTACTATGCCGGCACTGATTCGTTGAATGCAATCTTGAATGCCCTTGGTTTTGAATCGGTGGAAATCAATGGTTTTGCTACCGCTATTCTGGTGCTAGGCATTGTGCAGGGCGCTTATGCCACGGAGGTCATTCGAGGTGCGATTCTGGCCATCCCGACCGGGCAAATCGAAGCAGGAAAAGCTTTCGGGATGCCAGCAACCATGCGTTTTCGTCGCATCATCCTGCCAGCCATGATGCCAACTGCACTGCCGGGGTTATCTAACCTGTGGGCATCGGTCACCAAAGACAGCGCATTAATCGCCGTTCTAGGTTATCAGGAGCTCGCAATGATCACCAAGCTGGCGGCAAGTAATACCAAATTCTATTTCTTCTTTTTCTGTACGGCTGCACTGATTTATCTGGTGATCACCTTGTGTTCTAACTCGGTATTTGACTCGCTGGAACGTCGTTTCCGCCGTGGCCAGGTTCGGGTAGGTTAA
- a CDS encoding ABC transporter permease, producing the protein MDFSWITHYWPLLLKGAEQTIALLVISVSLGFCLAVVLALLQVMGPKPLAKFSSGYCTLLRGTPLLVQLWLLYYGVGSLLPMIPGIRHSFMWPVLREGFFFASVTFTLNYAAYEAVVLRAALLSVPKGEIEAGKAFGMSRWTLIRRVWLPRAIRIALPTIAGEVVLQLKATPLAFTVTVMDLYSVAYKIRQDTLLVYEPLILVAVFYVALSALIVKVFGRFERQLPVRR; encoded by the coding sequence ATGGATTTTTCATGGATCACCCATTACTGGCCACTGCTATTGAAAGGCGCAGAACAAACCATCGCACTATTAGTGATTTCAGTCAGCCTCGGATTCTGTCTGGCTGTTGTCCTGGCATTGTTACAAGTGATGGGACCAAAACCTCTGGCTAAATTTTCAAGCGGTTATTGCACGTTACTCCGTGGTACCCCATTGCTCGTACAGTTATGGCTGCTTTATTACGGTGTCGGCTCACTGTTACCGATGATCCCTGGGATTCGGCATAGCTTCATGTGGCCTGTTTTGCGGGAAGGATTCTTCTTCGCTTCCGTCACATTCACCCTGAACTATGCGGCTTATGAGGCTGTCGTTTTACGCGCTGCCCTGCTGTCTGTACCAAAAGGTGAGATCGAAGCAGGCAAAGCATTCGGTATGTCACGCTGGACGCTGATCCGTCGTGTTTGGCTACCTCGTGCCATCCGCATTGCATTACCAACCATTGCCGGTGAAGTCGTCTTGCAGCTGAAAGCAACACCCTTGGCTTTTACCGTCACCGTGATGGATCTCTACTCCGTCGCCTACAAAATCAGACAAGACACCCTGCTCGTGTATGAACCGCTCATTCTGGTTGCCGTTTTCTATGTCGCACTGAGTGCTCTCATCGTCAAAGTATTTGGACGTTTTGAACGTCAGCTACCGGTTCGCCGCTGA
- a CDS encoding trans-sulfuration enzyme family protein, giving the protein MTQKPLRTFRPATLALNAGLEPDALTHAIAPNISMSVNNSFIPGDGAFSANGLDLTETPFLYAGWTNPTVRQLEERLAALENTEDAYAAATGMAAMAAVFFSLLKSGDHLIISDVCYAAINELALQVMPSFGVDVTAVNLSRIDEVIAAIKPNTRLIHAETPNNPLLRLTDLQALSEITRAKNIPLSVDSTFATPVVTRPCDFGVDLVVHSLTKFINGHGDALGGCVAGKKSLISEIRSKAGVYLGASLSAHNAWLIMRGIDTLFPRMNMMCQSAMKIASWLEQHPRVKSVIYPGLSSHPQHDLAKRQMDKFGGIVVFQVDDIDTTEQRFAHESHLFHYAYSIGHQRSLAVLLKTEDLMKSTYRLTSEQQQEYLQYAGKGLFRLSIGLESVEDMIEDLEYILR; this is encoded by the coding sequence ATGACTCAAAAACCTCTTCGCACATTTCGACCAGCGACGCTCGCTTTAAATGCAGGGTTAGAACCCGATGCACTGACTCACGCTATCGCACCCAATATCTCCATGTCAGTGAACAATAGCTTCATCCCTGGTGATGGTGCTTTTTCTGCGAACGGTTTAGATCTGACGGAAACACCTTTTCTCTATGCGGGTTGGACAAATCCGACGGTACGTCAGTTAGAAGAACGCTTAGCCGCACTGGAGAATACCGAAGATGCTTATGCTGCTGCGACCGGGATGGCAGCCATGGCTGCAGTTTTCTTTTCGCTGCTGAAATCAGGTGATCACCTGATCATCAGTGATGTCTGCTATGCCGCGATTAACGAACTTGCTTTGCAAGTCATGCCTTCATTTGGCGTTGATGTGACTGCAGTGAATTTGTCCCGGATTGATGAGGTAATTGCTGCCATCAAGCCAAACACTCGCCTCATCCATGCTGAAACTCCGAATAACCCACTGTTGCGTCTGACTGATCTACAGGCGCTTTCAGAAATTACTCGAGCGAAGAATATTCCGCTTTCTGTAGATTCCACTTTTGCGACACCGGTGGTGACCCGCCCTTGTGACTTTGGGGTAGATCTCGTGGTGCATTCGCTGACCAAATTTATCAATGGTCATGGCGATGCCTTAGGTGGTTGTGTTGCGGGCAAAAAATCGCTGATTTCTGAAATCCGCTCCAAAGCAGGTGTCTATCTGGGTGCCAGCCTGTCTGCACACAATGCGTGGCTCATCATGCGCGGTATCGATACCCTCTTCCCGCGAATGAATATGATGTGCCAGTCCGCCATGAAAATTGCGAGTTGGCTGGAACAACATCCCCGCGTTAAATCGGTGATTTATCCTGGTCTATCTTCACATCCTCAGCATGACCTCGCTAAACGTCAAATGGATAAGTTTGGCGGAATTGTGGTCTTCCAGGTGGATGATATTGATACCACCGAACAGCGTTTTGCGCATGAATCACATCTATTCCACTATGCCTATTCGATTGGCCATCAACGAAGTCTGGCCGTATTGCTGAAAACCGAAGATTTAATGAAATCGACTTATCGGCTGACATCTGAGCAACAGCAAGAATATCTGCAATATGCTGGCAAAGGGCTCTTCCGTTTGTCTATTGGGTTGGAATCTGTCGAGGATATGATTGAAGACCTGGAGTATATTTTACGATGA
- a CDS encoding DMT family transporter — MTASNTISISYADARTSSGDLLKLGIMVLLWGFSWPAMKICLLSISPLWLAAIRFGSAALCLFLFTGIRGELKFPVKQDIPIIASVGLLQMMAFTVLGLIAMTKVAAGQAALLAYTTPLWVSLITVVVLRRSLGKSQLYAVIAGLLGIVVVFSPSLLNGQSAAIIGDIMLLGAALCWSIVIVHVRQHQWHSSPLMLAPWQMLLSALPLMIIALITEGIPHINWNTELVSLLVFIGPLATCFCFVISLAVGRRINSVSMSVATLGVPVIGLFSSILFLGEKITLAIAVGVVLILCSLVGILIGPAKMGDQQI; from the coding sequence ATGACAGCATCCAATACCATCTCAATCAGCTACGCTGATGCTAGAACATCATCCGGAGATTTGCTCAAGCTTGGCATCATGGTCTTGCTATGGGGTTTCAGCTGGCCAGCCATGAAAATTTGCCTACTTTCGATCAGCCCATTATGGTTGGCAGCGATCCGCTTTGGCAGTGCGGCACTGTGTTTGTTCCTTTTTACAGGTATAAGAGGTGAATTAAAATTTCCGGTAAAGCAGGATATCCCAATCATCGCGAGTGTCGGTTTGTTACAAATGATGGCCTTTACAGTATTAGGTTTAATCGCCATGACAAAAGTTGCAGCAGGACAAGCAGCCCTACTCGCCTACACAACTCCACTATGGGTTTCACTGATCACCGTGGTTGTTTTACGCCGGTCGCTGGGAAAAAGTCAGCTGTATGCGGTAATAGCTGGCTTACTCGGTATTGTGGTAGTTTTCTCGCCATCACTGTTGAACGGGCAATCAGCTGCAATTATTGGGGATATCATGCTTTTAGGCGCTGCTCTATGTTGGAGTATCGTTATTGTTCATGTAAGGCAACATCAATGGCATAGTAGTCCGCTGATGCTAGCGCCATGGCAAATGTTACTGTCCGCGCTGCCGCTTATGATCATCGCATTGATAACAGAAGGGATCCCTCATATAAATTGGAACACTGAGTTAGTTAGCCTGTTAGTATTTATCGGCCCGCTTGCAACCTGTTTCTGTTTTGTAATTTCTTTGGCGGTAGGTAGACGTATCAACTCTGTTTCTATGTCTGTTGCAACTTTAGGAGTTCCGGTTATTGGACTGTTCTCTTCGATTCTTTTTTTGGGTGAGAAAATTACGCTAGCGATAGCCGTGGGGGTAGTTTTGATCCTCTGTAGTCTGGTTGGAATATTAATTGGTCCAGCAAAAATGGGGGATCAACAGATATAA
- a CDS encoding universal stress protein, with the protein MLNFKKILLVSNGMLEVKNSLKHAVRLAHQNQAKLDVLIVCPEFPKELSEYKPVFEFSIADKFKHELKATRSEFAANESDVALNFKIEYSSIPSIYIIRHIIKNGYDLLIKDAEKIDDERGFKAIDMDILRKCPCPAWISKATHKKDHEKNIAVAIDPLSPTAEGHSLSLHLLEISRSLADTYNGKLKIISCWDYIFEEYLSRNMSVKVDTDDLVKFVNATSQHHHDALNQLIQEFAITENYEVAHVRGSPDEVIPQFITENDIDILVMGTVGRSGIPGFVIGNTAENVLQNLNCSLIAIKPNGFMTPIKAY; encoded by the coding sequence ATGCTGAATTTCAAGAAGATTCTATTAGTTAGCAATGGAATGTTAGAAGTAAAAAACTCATTAAAACATGCTGTTCGCTTAGCTCATCAGAACCAGGCAAAGCTGGATGTGTTGATTGTTTGTCCTGAATTTCCCAAAGAATTGTCTGAATATAAGCCTGTTTTTGAATTTTCCATAGCGGACAAATTTAAGCATGAACTCAAGGCTACCCGAAGCGAATTTGCCGCGAACGAGTCTGATGTCGCTCTGAACTTCAAGATTGAATATAGCAGTATCCCATCGATCTACATCATTCGTCATATCATCAAAAACGGTTATGATCTGTTAATTAAAGATGCAGAAAAGATTGATGATGAACGTGGTTTCAAAGCAATCGATATGGACATTTTACGTAAATGTCCCTGCCCGGCGTGGATATCAAAGGCAACACATAAAAAGGATCATGAAAAGAATATCGCAGTTGCAATTGACCCATTAAGTCCGACTGCGGAGGGCCATTCTCTATCATTACATTTACTCGAGATTTCAAGGTCACTCGCCGACACCTATAATGGAAAACTTAAAATAATATCTTGTTGGGATTATATATTTGAAGAATATTTGTCGAGGAATATGAGTGTTAAAGTAGACACGGATGATCTCGTCAAGTTTGTTAATGCAACAAGCCAACATCATCATGATGCATTAAATCAACTAATCCAGGAATTTGCTATCACTGAGAATTATGAGGTTGCTCATGTTCGAGGGAGTCCGGATGAAGTCATTCCTCAATTCATCACTGAGAACGACATTGATATATTAGTGATGGGGACTGTTGGTCGAAGTGGCATTCCTGGTTTTGTAATCGGTAATACAGCAGAGAATGTACTACAAAATTTAAATTGCTCGTTGATTGCTATTAAACCGAACGGGTTTATGACACCTATAAAGGCATATTGA
- a CDS encoding PA0069 family radical SAM protein, whose amino-acid sequence MLSRSVCTCGKFKYCEPSQCKGRPLPKKRGASDRRTGRFGQLEPISFHENNLESSVLQTEVKAVTAKSIISTNQSPDIPWSKTVNPYIGCEHGCIYCYARPTHAYYNLSPGLDFESKLFVKTNADELLRAEFSKPSYRPAVIGLGTNTDAYQPIERKFEVTRRLLQVMEEFRHPVSVLTKNSLIERDIDILQRLAKNNLVEVHFTLTSLQHELSRILEPRASLPKARLDTIRRLSEAGIPVKAMFSPVIPGVNDHEMEAIMTAARAAGATCMGYILIRLPHEVKGLFSDWLEQHMPHLKTDVMSRIDECRTDFSKQFSFETRMTGEGLLAAQLLGQFRGYFRQLGFREISLDDLDHSLFTRRFGSPQLELF is encoded by the coding sequence ATGTTGAGCCGAAGTGTTTGTACATGCGGGAAATTTAAATATTGTGAACCGTCACAATGCAAAGGACGACCGCTGCCGAAAAAGCGAGGAGCGTCTGATCGGCGAACAGGCCGTTTCGGGCAGTTAGAGCCAATCTCGTTTCATGAGAACAACCTCGAGTCATCCGTTCTGCAGACCGAAGTAAAAGCTGTTACCGCCAAATCAATCATCAGCACCAATCAATCGCCGGATATTCCATGGTCTAAAACCGTCAATCCGTATATCGGCTGTGAGCATGGCTGCATCTATTGTTACGCCAGACCAACACATGCTTATTACAACTTGTCGCCGGGCCTCGATTTTGAATCAAAGCTGTTTGTAAAAACCAATGCGGACGAATTACTACGGGCTGAATTTTCGAAACCGTCATACAGACCAGCAGTGATAGGGTTGGGAACTAATACTGACGCCTATCAGCCGATTGAGCGTAAATTTGAAGTCACACGGCGTTTGCTTCAGGTGATGGAAGAGTTTCGGCATCCGGTTTCCGTTCTGACCAAAAACAGTCTGATCGAGCGGGATATAGATATTCTGCAGCGTCTGGCAAAAAATAATCTGGTTGAAGTGCATTTTACGCTCACCAGTTTGCAACACGAACTCAGCCGGATTCTTGAACCTCGCGCGTCTTTGCCCAAAGCCAGATTAGACACCATCAGACGATTATCAGAAGCGGGTATTCCGGTAAAAGCGATGTTTTCGCCAGTGATCCCGGGGGTCAATGATCATGAAATGGAAGCCATCATGACGGCAGCCCGAGCGGCCGGAGCGACCTGTATGGGATATATCCTGATCCGTCTGCCACATGAAGTCAAAGGACTCTTTTCCGACTGGCTGGAACAGCACATGCCGCATTTAAAAACTGATGTCATGAGCCGCATTGATGAATGTCGGACTGATTTCAGCAAACAGTTCAGTTTCGAAACCAGGATGACGGGCGAGGGGCTATTAGCCGCACAACTGCTCGGCCAATTCCGGGGTTACTTCCGGCAATTGGGGTTTCGGGAGATTAGCCTGGACGATCTGGATCACTCACTCTTTACCCGGCGATTTGGGTCACCACAATTGGAGTTATTTTGA
- a CDS encoding LysR family transcriptional regulator — protein sequence MDRLFSMTMFVKAVELGSFSAAADALQMSPQLVGKNVRMLEQHLGVRLLNRTTRSQHLTEIGATFYERARNILAEMEIAEGLAAQTRIVPKGKLRINASVTFGVHALTPKIAEYMQLYPEVSVELCLSNRYIDLIDEGFDAIFRIGELSDSGLIARQLRPYRLILCASPRYMETHEPLLTPDDLTRHECLGFSHTELRTTWTFDGPDGHKTVQVKGRLMSDSGEAIVCAGLCGAGIMLQPSELVTPYLQSGQLVEILPEYKAPTRPMHLVHTPDRRMTPKLRSFVDFIVASFGINQTEQA from the coding sequence ATGGATCGTTTATTCAGCATGACCATGTTTGTCAAAGCCGTAGAGCTGGGCTCATTTTCAGCGGCGGCAGATGCTCTGCAAATGTCGCCACAGCTCGTTGGAAAAAATGTCCGCATGCTGGAGCAGCATTTAGGCGTCAGATTGTTGAACAGAACAACCCGCAGTCAGCATTTGACGGAAATCGGCGCCACTTTTTATGAACGGGCCCGGAATATTCTGGCGGAAATGGAGATTGCAGAAGGGCTGGCAGCACAGACGCGTATTGTTCCCAAGGGGAAACTTCGGATCAATGCTTCTGTGACGTTTGGTGTGCATGCGCTGACACCGAAGATTGCGGAATATATGCAGTTATATCCTGAAGTTTCGGTCGAATTATGTTTATCGAACCGCTACATCGATCTGATTGATGAGGGTTTTGATGCGATATTCCGGATCGGTGAGCTTTCAGACAGTGGTTTGATTGCCCGTCAGCTACGGCCCTACCGCCTGATTTTATGTGCATCGCCCCGTTATATGGAAACCCATGAGCCCTTATTAACACCCGATGATCTGACGCGTCATGAGTGCCTGGGATTTTCACATACGGAACTGCGAACGACCTGGACATTCGATGGCCCTGATGGTCATAAAACCGTGCAAGTGAAAGGGCGTCTGATGTCAGATAGTGGCGAAGCCATCGTCTGCGCCGGTCTGTGTGGGGCAGGGATCATGCTGCAACCATCTGAATTGGTCACGCCCTATCTGCAGTCCGGGCAGCTTGTGGAAATTTTACCGGAATACAAAGCGCCAACCCGGCCAATGCATCTGGTACATACCCCCGATCGACGCATGACGCCTAAATTGCGTAGTTTTGTTGATTTCATTGTCGCCAGTTTTGGTATCAATCAAACCGAACAGGCATAG
- a CDS encoding NADPH-dependent F420 reductase yields MQVAVIGTGNMGSGLASILAQAKHEVTIGSRDMAKAATLASQVGHGAVGGDIEAAVKMADVVILAIPFPFAEETLKAAGDLSKKIIIDISNPITPDFQSLLIGHTTSAAEEIQKLAPQAKVVKAFNTIFAQLLPTEAREGKTLQVFVAADDAGAKAEVSALVKSLGFDAVDAGPLSNSRFIEPIGEMNIHFGYFLGWGPVSAPMWPRA; encoded by the coding sequence ATGCAAGTAGCAGTGATTGGCACAGGTAATATGGGTTCAGGTCTGGCATCTATTCTTGCTCAGGCAAAGCATGAAGTGACAATTGGCAGCCGCGATATGGCGAAAGCCGCCACGCTGGCCTCACAAGTTGGTCATGGCGCAGTCGGCGGTGATATTGAAGCTGCGGTAAAAATGGCTGATGTTGTGATTCTGGCGATCCCATTCCCTTTTGCAGAAGAAACGCTGAAAGCAGCCGGTGATCTGTCCAAAAAAATCATCATTGATATATCAAACCCAATCACACCAGATTTTCAGAGCTTGTTGATTGGTCATACGACATCTGCAGCGGAAGAGATTCAGAAACTGGCACCACAGGCCAAAGTCGTGAAAGCATTTAACACCATTTTTGCGCAGTTATTGCCGACTGAAGCACGTGAAGGAAAAACGCTACAGGTCTTCGTTGCAGCTGATGATGCCGGTGCGAAAGCAGAGGTCTCTGCGTTAGTAAAATCTCTGGGATTCGACGCTGTCGATGCGGGCCCGTTAAGCAACAGCCGTTTCATTGAACCGATTGGTGAAATGAATATTCACTTCGGCTATTTCCTAGGTTGGGGCCCGGTTTCTGCGCCTATGTGGCCACGCGCTTAA
- a CDS encoding glutathione S-transferase family protein, whose translation MLVNGKWNANWHPVQASDAKGGFVRQISGFRNWVTPDGKPGITGTGGFNAEPDRYHLYVALICPWASRTLIARKLKGLESVISVSVVEPWILDQGWHFGDYPGADRDELNGAEWLHQLYTQADANYTGRATVPVLWDKKLRTIVNNESADIVRMLNSGFGALASSDIDLYPAVLSNEIDTLNDEIYQKLNNGVYRAGFATSQVSYQEACEDVFSMLNSLEQRFSDEREFLIGGQLTETDIRLFVTLIRFDAAYHGLFKCNLRQLRAYPLLNAYVKRMLTIPVIRETVNIDHIKQGYYSIKALNPNGIVPAGPDMSDYGY comes from the coding sequence ATGTTAGTAAATGGAAAATGGAACGCAAACTGGCATCCGGTGCAGGCATCGGATGCAAAAGGGGGCTTTGTCCGTCAGATCTCCGGTTTCCGTAATTGGGTTACTCCGGACGGAAAACCGGGGATAACCGGCACAGGCGGATTTAACGCTGAACCTGATCGCTATCATCTGTATGTCGCACTGATTTGCCCCTGGGCATCGCGTACGTTGATCGCCCGCAAGTTAAAAGGGCTGGAATCGGTGATCAGTGTGTCAGTGGTTGAGCCATGGATATTAGATCAGGGCTGGCACTTCGGTGATTACCCGGGCGCTGACCGTGATGAACTCAATGGCGCGGAATGGCTGCACCAGCTTTACACCCAAGCGGATGCAAATTATACCGGCCGTGCGACGGTGCCCGTCTTGTGGGATAAAAAGCTCAGAACCATCGTGAACAATGAATCAGCCGATATTGTTCGTATGCTGAACAGTGGTTTCGGTGCGCTGGCATCAAGCGATATCGACCTGTATCCCGCTGTGCTCAGTAATGAAATTGACACGCTGAATGACGAGATTTACCAGAAACTTAATAACGGTGTTTACCGTGCCGGATTTGCGACTTCTCAGGTGAGTTATCAGGAAGCCTGTGAGGATGTATTCAGTATGCTGAACTCACTGGAACAGCGATTCAGTGATGAACGGGAATTTCTGATTGGCGGGCAGCTCACGGAAACTGATATCCGGTTGTTTGTCACGTTGATCCGTTTTGATGCTGCTTATCACGGGTTGTTTAAGTGTAATTTACGACAACTCAGGGCATATCCATTGCTCAATGCCTATGTGAAACGCATGCTGACGATTCCCGTTATTCGTGAAACAGTGAACATTGATCATATCAAACAGGGCTACTACTCGATTAAAGCACTGAACCCGAATGGCATTGTCCCGGCAGGTCCCGACATGAGCGATTACGGATATTAA
- a CDS encoding DoxX family protein has protein sequence MTNNHTAPYAALIMRLALGTLFLAHFGLKYFVFTPAGTAQFFTSLGLPGGLAYLTMGVELIGGIALILGIYARIVAVALIPILLGAIVTVHGSAGFFFSNPNGGWEFLAFWIVGLIVLALTGDGKFALKPTMMKK, from the coding sequence ATGACTAATAACCATACCGCACCTTATGCCGCACTGATTATGCGTCTTGCATTGGGCACCCTGTTTCTGGCTCACTTCGGCCTGAAATATTTCGTGTTTACACCGGCCGGTACGGCTCAATTTTTCACATCCCTCGGCCTTCCGGGCGGACTGGCTTATTTAACCATGGGCGTGGAACTGATTGGGGGCATAGCGTTAATCCTTGGTATCTATGCACGTATCGTCGCTGTCGCGCTGATCCCGATATTACTGGGTGCGATCGTCACCGTGCACGGATCTGCCGGATTCTTCTTCAGCAATCCAAACGGTGGTTGGGAATTCCTGGCATTCTGGATTGTCGGACTGATTGTACTTGCGCTGACCGGCGACGGTAAGTTTGCCCTGAAACCTACTATGATGAAAAAATAG
- a CDS encoding LysR family transcriptional regulator, which produces MFVAVMDVGSFASAAQRLGISSGQASKLISRLEQNLGVQLFKRSTRALAATEIGLAYYERVKRLLDDYDALNDDIRNTSDSPSGKVRISAPVTFGSMQLATHLIAFAQRYPQIELDVSFSDRLVNVVDDGFDLALRIGKLSDSSLIARKLCDIRVIHVASPGYLNERGMPAHWHELSQHECILDTNFRDPFIWPFLDQNKVIDEYPVNGRLKFSNAEVCLKAACAGLGIARLPSFVAADALRAKEVVPVLTNCELPILGLYALYPPAKHLARKSRAVIDFLVTALSGEPEWEKGW; this is translated from the coding sequence ATGTTTGTTGCTGTCATGGATGTTGGTAGTTTTGCCAGCGCGGCCCAACGATTGGGAATAAGCAGTGGGCAAGCCTCCAAACTGATTTCGAGGCTGGAGCAGAATTTAGGTGTACAACTTTTCAAACGCAGCACCCGAGCGTTAGCCGCAACGGAGATCGGACTGGCTTATTATGAACGCGTGAAAAGACTGCTCGATGACTACGACGCTTTGAATGATGACATTCGTAACACGTCAGATTCTCCCTCTGGCAAGGTGCGTATTTCAGCGCCGGTAACGTTTGGTTCAATGCAACTGGCAACGCATCTGATCGCTTTTGCTCAGCGTTATCCGCAGATCGAACTGGATGTCAGTTTTTCTGACAGACTGGTCAACGTCGTGGATGATGGTTTTGATTTGGCATTACGGATCGGAAAACTGTCTGACAGTAGCCTGATAGCCAGAAAACTGTGCGATATCCGGGTGATCCATGTGGCGTCGCCCGGCTATCTTAACGAGCGGGGAATGCCTGCGCACTGGCATGAATTGTCCCAACATGAATGTATTCTGGATACCAATTTTCGTGATCCGTTTATCTGGCCATTTCTGGATCAGAATAAGGTCATTGATGAATACCCGGTCAATGGCCGTCTGAAATTTTCCAATGCGGAAGTCTGTCTGAAAGCGGCCTGTGCCGGGCTGGGGATCGCCCGGTTACCGTCGTTTGTCGCTGCTGATGCGCTGAGAGCAAAAGAAGTTGTGCCTGTGCTGACCAATTGTGAACTCCCGATTTTAGGGCTGTATGCGCTGTATCCGCCGGCAAAGCATCTGGCCAGAAAGTCCCGCGCAGTGATCGATTTTCTCGTTACCGCGTTATCCGGTGAGCCAGAGTGGGAGAAAGGGTGGTGA